The stretch of DNA ACCGTAGAGATTTCGGGGCGCTCCATACGGTGTGCGGCAGCGACACGACGGCGAGGCCGCTTACGCCTCAGGTTCAGCCCCTCTTCACAGTAGATTCGGTAGGTTTTCTTGTGATTGATCAACCAGCCTTCGCGGCGCAGCAGAACGTGAATGCGCTCTACGCCGTAACGTATCCGAGTTTCGGCAATCTCCCGGATGCGCCGGCGCTCGGCACGGTCATCACGTGGGCTCGGCACATAGAAGTACGTGGCCTGGCGTAGCTGCAATAGTGTTGTCGCACGCCGGATGCTCACCCGATACGCTTGAATCAAAAAATCAGCCAGCTCGCGCTTACGGGCTGGCTTCACAGCTTTTTTTGCACCACCTCCTGAAGCATTTGCTTGTCGAGGCTTAGGTCGGCCACCATGCGCTTGAGTCGGGCGTTCTCCTCTTCGAGTTGCTTTAGGCGCCGCAACTCCGAAACGCCGAGGCCGCCGTACTTCTTCTTCCAGTTGTAGAACGTGGCTTCGAAAATACCCATCTTCCGACACACTTCTGCCACCCGGGTACCCAGTTCAGCCTGCTTCAGCGCGAACGCGATCTGCTCTTCCGTGTACCTGGATTTCTTCATGCAAACCTCCCGCCCGTCAGGGCTTCAAATTTGCCAGAAATCTCTACTTCTCGCCGCTACGTTTTTTCGGGGGAGGTCAGTAGTCAGGAGATTGGACATGAAGAAGCGATTCACGGAAGAGCAGATCATCGGATTCCTTGGGGAAGCCGAGACGGGCATCCCAATCAAGGAGTTGTGCCGCCGGCACGGCTTCTCGGAAGCGAGCTACTACTTGTGGCGTAGCAAGTTCGGCGGCATGAGCGTGCCAGACGCTAAGCGTCTGAAGGAGTTGGAAGTCGAGAACACCCGGTTGAAGAAGCTACTGGCCGAATCGATGCTGGAAAACGAGGTCACACGCGAGGCATTGCGAAAAAAGTGGTGAGCGCGCCATCACGCCGAGGGCTGGTGCGCCATATGACCGGGCAAGGCTTGAGCGAACGCCGAGCCTTGCGGGTAATCGGCATGAGTGCGAGTACCTATCGTTACCAGCCAGCGCCGGACCGTAATGTGGCTTTGCGAGCGCAGATCGTGGCGCTGGCTCAACGGCATCGCCGCTACGGCTCGGGAATGATCTACCTGAAGCTGCGGCAGTCGGGCATGACAATCAACCACAAGCGGGTCGAGCGGCTGTATGCCGAAGAGGAGTTGCAGGTGCGCCGCGGCAAGCGAAAGAAGGTGCCGGTATCGGATCGTCAGCCGCTGGGGCGACCGTCGGCGGCTAATCAGGTTTGGTCG from Paraburkholderia hayleyella encodes:
- a CDS encoding IS3 family transposase (programmed frameshift), with translation MKKSRYTEEQIAFALKQAELGTRVAEVCRKMGIFEATFYNWKKKYGGLGVSELRRLKQLEEENARLKRMVADLSLDKQMLQEVVQKKPVKPARKRELADFLIQAYRVSIRRATTLLQLRQATYFYVPSPRDDRAERRRIREIAETRIRYGVERIHVLLRREGWLINHKKTYRIYCEEGLNLRRKRPRRRVAAAHRMERPEISTVNACWSMDFVADQLFNGQKIRALTVVDNFSRESLAITVDYALKAADVVATMGHLKALRGAPKRIQVDNGSEFISHALDHWAYENGVTLDFSRPDKPTDNPFIESFNGSFRDECLNVHWFLSLDDAREKIEGWRQDYNDFRPHSSLGDLTPGEFRLAHHEAGTL